A genomic region of Haliotis asinina isolate JCU_RB_2024 chromosome 1, JCU_Hal_asi_v2, whole genome shotgun sequence contains the following coding sequences:
- the LOC137282378 gene encoding uncharacterized protein has product MNSYTQPLDLVIRFPLNFDIWAPPRQRPTGRYMTILEPLSELPTSPTSPTSLPATLSTPALRDVPHFVDINLDDDDTPTQSPVRVFLSRVSGFLRRVFRTKMDA; this is encoded by the exons ATGAACTCCTACACGCAAC CTCTTGACCTTGTGATCAGGTTCCCTCTGAACTTTGACATCTGGGCCCCTCCTCGCCAA CGTCCTACTGGGAGATACATGACCATCCTTGAACCCCTGTCTGAGCTGCCCACTTCTCCCACCTCTCCCACCTCTCTCCCTGCCACACTCTCTACCCCCGCCCTCCGTGATGTCCCCCACTTCGTTGACATCAACCTTGATGATGACGACACCCCCACCCAGTCCCCAGTCCGAGTCTTCCTGTCACGTGTGTCTGGATTCTTGAGGAGAGTGTTCCGTaccaagatggacgcttag